In Harpia harpyja isolate bHarHar1 chromosome 18, bHarHar1 primary haplotype, whole genome shotgun sequence, a single genomic region encodes these proteins:
- the LOC128153888 gene encoding H(+)/Cl(-) exchange transporter 5 isoform X2 — protein MNGTSTMMDFLEEPLPGVGTYEDFNTIDWVREKSRDRDRHREITSRSKESTWALIHSVSDAFSGWLLMLLIGLLAGSLAGLIDISAHWMTDLKEGVCLAGFWFNHEHCCWKSNTTFTDRDKCPEWKSWSQLILGHGEGAFAYILNYFMYVIWALLFSLLAVLLVKGFAPYACGSGIPEIKTILSGFIIRGYLGKWTLIIKTITLVLAVSSGLSLGKEGPLVHVACCCGNILCHLFTKYRKNEAKRREVSYYFPLKTLWRSFFAALVAAFTLRSINPFGNSRLVLFYVEFHMPWHLLELVPFILLGIFGGLWGAFFIRSNIAWCRRRKTTKLGKYPVLEVFAVTAITAILAFPNEYTRMSTSELISELFNDCGILDSSKLCEYVNDFNSTKGDDLPDRAAGPGVYTAMWQLALALIMKVFITIFTFGMKVPSGLFIPSMAVGAIAGRLLGVAMEQLAYYHHDWAIFSGWCSQGADCITPGLYAMVGAAACLGGVTRMTVSLVVIMFELTGGLEYIVPLMAAAMTSKWVADAIGREGIYDAHIRLNGYPFLEAKEEFSHKTLAMDVMRPRRNDPPLTVITQDSMTVEDVETIINETTYSGYPVVVSRESQRLVGFVLRRDLIISVENARKKQDGIVSTSIIYFTDHSPPLPPSSPSMLKLRSILDLSPFTVTDQTPMEIVVDIFRKLGLRQCLVTHNGKLLGIITKKDVLKHIAQLANQDPDSILFN, from the exons ATGAACGGCACAAGCACAATGATGGATTTCCTGGAGGAACCTCTTCCTGGTGTGGGCACCTATGAAGATTTTAACACTATAGATTGGGTGCGAGAGAAGTCCAGGGACCGGGACAGGCACAGAGAG ATCACCAGTAGAAGTAAAGAGTCCACCTGGGCACTGATACACAGCGTGAGCGATGCCTTTTCTGGCTGGTTGTTGATGCTTCTCATTGGGTTATTGGCAG GTTCCTTAGCAGGTCTGATAGACATTTCTGCCCACTGGATGACAGATTTGAAAGAAGGAGTGTGTTTAGCAGGCTTCTGGTTTAACCATGAGCACTGTTGCTGGAAATCCAACACAACCTTTACAGACAGAGACAAGTGTCCTGAGTGGAAGAGCTGGTCCCAGCTGATCCTTGGCCATGGAGAG gGGGCTTTTGCATATATTCTCAACTACTTCATGTATGTTATCTGGGCCTTGCTGTTCTCCCTTCTTGCTGTGTTACTTGTGAAGGGGTTTGCTCCTTATGCCTGTGGCTCAGGGATCCCAGAG ATCAAAACTATCTTAAGTGGTTTCATCATTAGAGGCTACCTGGGCAAGTGGACGTTGATCATCAAAACCATCACCTTAGTGTTGGCGGTGTCCTCTGGGCTGAGCCTGGGCAAAGAGGGGCCTCTGGTGCACGTCGCCTGCTGCTGTGGAAACATCTTGTGTCATCTCTTCACCAAATATAGGAAGAATGAAGCAAAGCGTAGAGAG gtCAGCTACTACTTTCCTCTCAAGACGCTGTGGCGCTCCTTCTTCGCTGCTCTGGTCGCTGCGTTTACTCTGCGCTCTATCAACCCTTTCGGGAACAGCCGCCTGGTTCTCTTCTATGTGGAGTTTCACATGCCATGGCATCTTCTGGAGCTCGTGCCATTCATCCTTTTGGGAATATTTGGTGGGCTTTGGGGAGCTTTCTTCATTCGCAGCAACATTGCCTGGTGCAGGCGACGAAAGACAACCAAGCTTGGCAAATACCCTGTGCTGGAGGTGTTTGCAGTGACTGCGATCACAGCCATTCTGGCCTTCCCCAACGAGTACACCAGAATGAGCACCAGTGAGCTGATTTCTGAGCTCTTCAATGACTGTGGGATTTTGGACTCATCCAAGCTCTGCGAGTATGTAAATGATTTCAACAGCACCAAAGGGGATGACCTGCCAGACCGAGCTGCTGGCCCAGGAGTTTACACTGCCATGTGGCAGCTGGCTTTGGCCCTTATAATGAAAGTCTTCATCACGATCTTCACCTTTGGCATGAAG GTCCCTTCTGGTCTCTTCATCCCCAGCATGGCGGTGGGTGCTATAGCAGGCAGATTGCTCGGAGTAGCCATGGAGCAGCTGGCCTATTACCACCACGACTGGGCCATCTTCAGTGGCTGGTGCAGTCAAGGAGCTGACTGCATCACTCCTGGCCTCTATGCAATGGTTGGGGCTGCAGCATGTCTAG GTGGAGTGACCCGAATGACTGTGTCACTAGTGGTCATTATGTTTGAGCTCACTGGTGGACTGGAATACATCGTTCCTCTGATGGCAGCAGCAATGACCAGCAAGTGGGTGGCTGATGCCATTGGACGGGAAGGCATTTATGATGCCCATATTCGCCTCAACGGATACCCTTTCTTGGAAGCCAAGGAAGAGTTCTCACACAAGACACTTGCAATGGATGTAATGAGGCCACGGAGGAATGACCCTCCTCTGACTGTCATCACTCAGGACAGCATGACCGTAGAAGATGTTGAGACCATCATCAATGAAACCACGTACAGTGGCTATCCAGTGGTGGTGTCACGGGAGTCCCAAAGGCTTGTTGGATTTGTCCTCAGGAGAGACCTCATCATTTCAGTTG aaaatgCCCGAAAGAAGCAGGATGGGATTGTGAGCACttcaattatttatttcactGACCACTCTCCTCCGCTGCCTCCAAGCTCCCCCTCTATGCTGAAACTCAGGAGCATCCTGGACCTCAGTCCTTTCACAGTGACAGACCAAACACCCATGGAAATCGTCGTGGATATATTCCGCAAGCTGGGATTGCGCCAGTGCCTGGTTACTCACAACGG gaaGCTACTCGGGATCATTACCAAAAAGGATGTATTAAAGCACATTGCACAGCTGGCTAACCAGGACCCAGATTCTATACTCTTCAATTAA